One Aquisediminimonas profunda genomic region harbors:
- a CDS encoding DUF4167 domain-containing protein: MLNNRQAGRRRGRGGQRQQNGGREQGNRIDNRARGNAPQLLEKYKSLARDAQLAGDRVMTEYYLQFADHYFRVVAETRARFEESRPQRDDWQGDEGEDQITAESIDGDEGEEERRPQRRQDNRERNDRNERNARPERSERDRNGDRYANDRGNGRYNGNRGNDDEPVEPATIDVNVLPPSFGSDGMVATIPDFPVDVEEEAPAPRRRGRPRRAATESDVPAEG, encoded by the coding sequence TTGCTCAACAATCGTCAAGCTGGCCGCCGTCGCGGCCGGGGTGGACAGCGCCAGCAAAACGGCGGGCGCGAACAAGGCAATCGCATCGACAATCGCGCGCGCGGCAATGCGCCGCAGTTGCTCGAGAAGTACAAAAGCCTTGCCCGCGATGCTCAACTCGCTGGCGACAGGGTGATGACGGAATATTATCTGCAGTTTGCAGATCACTACTTTCGCGTCGTTGCAGAGACTCGCGCTCGCTTTGAAGAAAGTCGGCCGCAGCGCGATGACTGGCAAGGCGATGAAGGCGAAGACCAGATTACTGCTGAATCCATTGACGGCGACGAAGGCGAAGAGGAACGTCGGCCGCAGCGCCGGCAAGACAACCGCGAGCGCAATGATCGCAATGAGCGGAATGCCCGGCCCGAGCGCAGCGAGCGTGACAGGAACGGAGATCGCTACGCCAACGATCGCGGTAATGGCCGCTACAATGGCAATCGCGGCAATGACGACGAACCCGTGGAACCGGCAACGATTGATGTAAATGTTCTGCCGCCGTCGTTTGGAAGTGACGGAATGGTTGCGACCATTCCTGATTTCCCGGTAGACGTCGAGGAAGAAGCACCCGCACCGCGCCGACGTGGACGACCGCGCCGTGCCGCCACGGAAAGTGACGTTCCGGCCGAAGGCTAA
- the prmC gene encoding peptide chain release factor N(5)-glutamine methyltransferase yields MTLREALNEATQRLASISDTPRLDAELLLAQALGLSREALLLGSLERPPPSAFAELVARRAAHEPIAYITGTRDFWTISLAVSPGVLIPRPDSETLIEAAIDYFGSSTRGGRGPSSILDLGTGSGALLLAALAEWPEAQGLGVDASNVALEVASDNATQLGLASRARFATGNWGTGLSEQFDLIFCNPPYVELDADLPAEVRNYEPQSALFAGADGLDAYRHLIPQLPPLLNPLGMIAVEIGATQAAAVSELFVANGLTPQVRQDLGGRDRAIVHFSLGLDGKGR; encoded by the coding sequence ATGACTCTGCGTGAGGCCCTGAACGAAGCGACCCAAAGGCTCGCTTCGATTTCGGACACCCCGCGGCTTGATGCCGAATTGCTGTTGGCTCAAGCCTTGGGCCTGTCGCGTGAAGCGCTTCTCCTCGGTTCTCTCGAGAGGCCGCCTCCTTCCGCCTTTGCTGAATTGGTGGCCAGGCGGGCAGCGCATGAACCGATTGCCTATATTACCGGGACTCGCGACTTCTGGACAATCAGCCTTGCTGTTTCTCCCGGGGTTCTCATTCCAAGGCCTGACAGCGAAACCTTGATTGAGGCTGCCATCGATTACTTCGGATCGTCAACACGCGGTGGCCGCGGGCCATCTTCCATCCTCGATCTTGGCACCGGGTCCGGAGCCTTGCTGCTTGCTGCCCTTGCGGAATGGCCAGAGGCACAAGGGCTCGGCGTTGATGCTTCAAACGTCGCCCTTGAGGTTGCCAGTGACAATGCGACGCAACTGGGCCTTGCCTCTAGAGCCCGATTCGCGACAGGAAATTGGGGCACCGGCCTGTCCGAACAATTCGACCTCATTTTCTGCAACCCTCCATACGTAGAGCTCGATGCTGACCTGCCTGCAGAGGTAAGGAATTATGAGCCACAGTCTGCCCTGTTTGCGGGCGCAGACGGGCTTGATGCCTATCGCCACCTGATTCCCCAGCTCCCGCCCCTTCTCAATCCGCTCGGCATGATTGCGGTTGAAATCGGTGCAACGCAGGCGGCCGCTGTGTCTGAACTCTTCGTTGCCAATGGGCTTACTCCACAGGTGAGGCAGGATCTTGGGGGACGGGACCGCGCTATTGTGCATTTTTCCCTTGGATTGGACGGGAAAGGCAGATAA
- the prfA gene encoding peptide chain release factor 1, whose translation MTTISAERIAALLAKREELSAQLSSGDLPTDRFIALSKEYAEVEPVAAAAGELQRLRTELAGLEDMLADPEMREMAQEEAEAIRATLPEAERALALSLLPKDAADERSAMLEVRAGTGGDEAALFAGDLFRMYSRYAEERGWKVELISASSAEMGGYKEVVASVTGQGVFARLKFESGVHRVQRVPVTESGGRIHTSAATVAVLPEAEDVDVQINDNDLRIDIYRSSGPGGQSVNTTDSAVRITHIPSGLVVIQQDEKSQHKNKAKALKVLRTRLYELERERLHSERAGTRKSMVGSGDRSERIRTYNFPQGRVTDHRINLTLHRLPEILEGQMDELIDALITADEAERLAGLDDSA comes from the coding sequence ATGACCACCATCTCCGCAGAACGGATCGCCGCACTGCTGGCGAAGCGGGAGGAGTTGTCAGCACAGCTGTCGTCCGGCGACCTGCCGACCGATCGGTTCATTGCGCTGTCCAAAGAATATGCCGAAGTGGAGCCTGTGGCTGCCGCGGCCGGCGAGTTGCAGCGGCTTCGGACAGAACTCGCCGGGCTGGAAGACATGCTCGCCGACCCCGAAATGCGCGAAATGGCGCAGGAAGAGGCAGAAGCGATCCGGGCCACTTTGCCCGAGGCGGAACGTGCACTCGCGCTGTCACTCCTGCCAAAGGATGCGGCCGACGAGCGCTCGGCCATGCTTGAGGTCCGGGCCGGGACCGGTGGAGACGAGGCGGCGCTTTTCGCCGGCGATCTGTTTCGCATGTATTCGCGATATGCAGAAGAGCGTGGCTGGAAGGTCGAACTGATCTCCGCATCGTCGGCTGAAATGGGCGGCTACAAGGAAGTCGTTGCTTCGGTCACCGGTCAGGGTGTGTTCGCGCGCCTGAAGTTCGAGAGCGGCGTCCACCGCGTCCAGCGTGTGCCCGTCACCGAATCGGGCGGTCGTATCCACACGTCTGCTGCGACAGTTGCGGTCCTACCGGAAGCCGAAGATGTCGATGTGCAGATCAATGACAATGATCTCAGGATTGACATCTATCGATCGTCGGGACCGGGCGGCCAATCCGTCAACACGACTGACAGTGCGGTGCGCATCACGCACATCCCGTCCGGGCTTGTGGTCATTCAGCAGGATGAAAAATCACAGCACAAGAACAAGGCCAAAGCGCTGAAAGTTCTTCGCACGCGCCTGTATGAGCTTGAACGCGAGCGATTGCATTCCGAGCGCGCGGGCACACGCAAGTCAATGGTCGGTTCCGGCGACCGGTCGGAGCGCATCCGGACCTACAACTTTCCGCAGGGTCGTGTCACCGACCACCGCATCAACCTGACGCTTCATCGGCTCCCCGAGATTCTTGAGGGACAGATGGATGAACTGATCGATGCGCTCATCACGGCTGACGAAGCAGAGCGGCTTGCGGGGCTGGATGACTCTGCGTGA
- the hisS gene encoding histidine--tRNA ligase codes for MAKIETPRPIRGTQDMLGETADRFHHVVETFDRVRRLYGFKRIEVPVFEATAVFARSLGETTDVVSKEMYTFEDRGGDSLTLRPEFTAGIGRAYLTEGWQQYAPLKVATHGPLFRYERPQKGRFRQFHQLDAEVIGAAEPAADIELLCFADQLLKELGISEGVTLQLNTLGDAGSREAWRAELIAHFETHRADLSEDSLERLHKNPLRILDSKDPRDRPAADSAPDIDTFLTDEARDFFDTVTAGLDAAGIAWTRASRLVRGLDYYRHTAFEFVTDRLGAQGTVLGGGRYDGLIEALGGPHTPAVGWAAGIERLGMLLESQPIKVPVVAVIPTEAGLENKALAVAAALRRAGVATEMAFRGNAKRRAEIARKEGALSILYIRQAGDPMGEYYFSYSGKDDQERNRVARQVWDAIGSKFLLSGIDA; via the coding sequence ATGGCGAAAATCGAAACACCCCGGCCCATACGTGGCACACAGGACATGCTCGGCGAGACTGCTGACCGCTTCCATCATGTGGTGGAAACGTTCGATCGCGTCCGCAGGCTCTATGGCTTCAAGCGCATCGAAGTGCCCGTTTTCGAAGCGACTGCTGTTTTTGCACGGTCGCTCGGTGAAACGACCGATGTCGTATCCAAGGAAATGTATACGTTCGAGGACCGGGGCGGCGATTCGCTCACGCTGCGGCCAGAGTTCACAGCCGGGATTGGGCGCGCCTATCTGACCGAGGGGTGGCAGCAATATGCTCCGCTGAAGGTCGCGACCCACGGCCCGCTATTCCGTTACGAGCGTCCCCAAAAGGGACGCTTTCGGCAGTTTCACCAGCTTGACGCCGAAGTGATCGGTGCAGCCGAGCCGGCGGCGGACATCGAACTGCTTTGCTTCGCAGACCAGTTGCTCAAGGAACTCGGGATCAGCGAGGGTGTCACGCTGCAGCTCAATACATTGGGCGACGCGGGATCGCGCGAGGCCTGGCGCGCCGAACTGATCGCCCACTTCGAAACGCATCGCGCCGATCTTTCGGAAGACAGCCTCGAGAGGTTGCACAAGAATCCGCTGCGCATCCTCGACAGCAAGGACCCGCGCGATCGGCCTGCCGCCGACAGCGCACCCGATATCGATACGTTCCTGACGGACGAAGCGAGGGACTTTTTCGACACAGTGACAGCGGGGTTGGATGCTGCAGGTATTGCCTGGACGCGCGCATCGCGGCTCGTGCGCGGTCTCGATTATTACCGCCACACCGCGTTCGAGTTCGTCACGGACCGGCTTGGCGCGCAGGGGACCGTGCTGGGCGGCGGACGCTATGACGGACTGATCGAGGCCCTGGGCGGTCCGCACACGCCTGCGGTCGGCTGGGCGGCAGGCATTGAACGATTGGGCATGTTGCTCGAATCGCAGCCCATCAAAGTCCCGGTTGTCGCCGTCATTCCAACGGAAGCTGGCCTTGAAAACAAGGCCCTTGCCGTTGCAGCGGCACTGCGTCGGGCGGGCGTCGCGACCGAAATGGCCTTCCGCGGTAACGCGAAACGCCGGGCGGAGATTGCGCGGAAAGAAGGCGCGCTGTCCATTCTCTACATTCGCCAGGCAGGCGACCCGATGGGAGAATATTACTTCAGCTATTCGGGCAAGGATGATCAGGAGCGCAATCGCGTTGCGCGTCAGGTATGGGATGCCATTGGCTCCAAATTTCTCTTGAGCGGCATCGACGCATGA
- a CDS encoding DUF1345 domain-containing protein — protein MTAPAKRKIGNRIAPVRFIAFLAAFALFGAGIQIELGQWHYAVMGGFDLAALLFFILLAPTLRDGEASAIRRHAAENDANRGTLLVISALIGAVLLITIGVELTGPGEPMASLIIVTLGLAWVFANMLYALHYAHLFYGQGNTDGGLSFPDTDTPDYLDFVYFAFTLGMTFQTSDVAINSRAIRRVVLAQCLAAFVFNIGILAFTINTLGSR, from the coding sequence ATGACAGCTCCCGCCAAGCGCAAGATCGGCAACCGGATTGCCCCTGTCCGTTTCATTGCTTTTCTGGCTGCATTTGCCCTGTTCGGCGCGGGGATCCAGATCGAGCTGGGGCAATGGCACTATGCCGTGATGGGAGGGTTCGATCTGGCAGCACTCCTGTTCTTCATATTGCTGGCGCCGACCCTGCGCGATGGGGAAGCAAGCGCAATCCGGCGACATGCCGCGGAGAATGATGCTAACCGGGGCACGCTTCTGGTGATTTCTGCGCTTATCGGCGCGGTGCTGCTCATCACGATCGGTGTGGAACTTACGGGCCCGGGCGAGCCCATGGCATCCTTGATCATCGTCACGCTCGGCCTGGCCTGGGTCTTCGCCAACATGCTCTATGCCCTGCACTATGCCCACCTCTTCTATGGGCAAGGCAATACGGATGGCGGCTTGAGCTTTCCGGATACCGACACACCCGATTATCTGGACTTCGTCTATTTTGCCTTCACTCTTGGGATGACATTCCAGACCTCGGACGTTGCGATCAACAGCCGCGCGATTCGCCGGGTGGTGCTGGCCCAATGCCTGGCCGCCTTCGTCTTTAACATCGGGATCCTGGCCTTCACGATCAACACGCTGGGGAGTCGTTAG
- a CDS encoding serine hydrolase domain-containing protein — protein sequence MEPSEIHGTVVPGYEGVREAFEENLSSGLEVGAAFAVYRDGEPLVDLWGGVFANDKSSKIASDSLFTIFSATKGLAAICIAMLVDRGRLTYEEPVAKYWPEFAASGKERITVGELMSHQAGLVATRCPATIFDYYAHNPIAAELARQKPYFEPGTWGYHGLTIGVLSDELVRRIDGRTIHQFFAEEVADPLGLDIYMGLDAEQDHRHVGSCGDPAPALQTFTPPDPQAFVDSMTNPVIDWDWPNQRIFRKNGQPASGATANARSLAQIYAQLVCDPKPRLIGKETLLQATRERVCGIGRSTGSLGRYAAGFQLNIGAYGANPDSFGHPGLGGTVGFADPARRLGVGYTTNRIVVLSWFPCDPRLSRLLEALYAVESLANLS from the coding sequence ATGGAGCCATCAGAGATACATGGAACCGTGGTCCCCGGGTATGAGGGCGTTCGAGAAGCATTTGAAGAGAACCTGTCTTCAGGGCTGGAAGTTGGCGCCGCATTTGCCGTGTATCGCGATGGTGAACCTTTAGTGGATCTTTGGGGTGGTGTATTCGCCAACGACAAATCTTCTAAAATTGCCTCAGATTCGCTGTTCACGATTTTTTCAGCAACAAAAGGCCTGGCTGCAATCTGTATCGCAATGCTGGTCGATCGGGGGCGGCTTACTTATGAAGAGCCAGTCGCGAAATATTGGCCTGAATTCGCCGCCAGTGGCAAGGAGCGAATTACCGTCGGCGAACTCATGTCGCATCAGGCTGGCCTTGTAGCGACAAGGTGTCCGGCCACGATCTTCGACTACTACGCCCATAACCCGATCGCAGCTGAACTTGCCAGGCAAAAGCCGTATTTTGAGCCGGGTACTTGGGGTTATCATGGGCTGACAATCGGCGTTTTATCGGACGAACTCGTGCGTCGGATTGACGGGAGAACGATCCACCAATTCTTTGCGGAGGAGGTCGCCGACCCCCTTGGTTTGGACATTTACATGGGGCTGGACGCAGAACAAGACCACCGCCATGTCGGCAGCTGTGGCGACCCGGCCCCTGCATTGCAAACCTTTACGCCGCCCGATCCACAGGCCTTCGTGGACTCGATGACAAATCCCGTGATCGACTGGGACTGGCCCAATCAGAGAATCTTTCGGAAAAACGGTCAACCCGCTTCCGGCGCGACTGCAAACGCGCGGAGCCTGGCGCAGATTTATGCTCAGCTGGTGTGCGATCCGAAGCCAAGATTGATCGGAAAGGAAACTCTCCTTCAAGCGACGCGTGAGCGCGTTTGCGGCATAGGACGGAGCACCGGTAGTTTGGGTCGTTACGCCGCCGGATTTCAACTGAATATTGGCGCGTATGGAGCCAACCCGGATTCCTTCGGCCACCCAGGACTGGGTGGTACGGTCGGCTTCGCCGATCCCGCGCGAAGGCTTGGCGTCGGCTACACCACTAATCGCATAGTAGTGCTGAGTTGGTTCCCCTGCGATCCTCGCCTGTCTCGGCTGCTTGAGGCTCTCTACGCAGTTGAATCTCTCGCCAACCTAAGTTGA
- a CDS encoding EthD domain-containing protein has translation MLKMICHFKRRPGLTLEEMKDRYENGHVPLILKMCPPVMDYRRNYRIEDGKFDPFEDGSTAEPDYDVITEVWFRNREEFEAMAEFVSRPDIAPVIIADEEQFMDRSASRMLLFEEFSTDQSAFQQRTDEG, from the coding sequence ATGCTGAAGATGATATGCCATTTCAAGCGCAGGCCAGGCTTGACTCTCGAAGAGATGAAGGATCGCTACGAGAACGGACATGTTCCGCTGATCTTAAAAATGTGCCCGCCAGTAATGGATTATCGCCGGAATTACAGAATCGAGGACGGCAAGTTCGATCCTTTCGAGGATGGAAGCACCGCGGAGCCGGACTATGACGTGATCACCGAGGTTTGGTTCCGCAATCGGGAAGAGTTCGAGGCCATGGCGGAATTCGTCTCACGTCCAGATATCGCTCCGGTCATAATTGCCGATGAAGAGCAGTTCATGGATCGGTCGGCGTCAAGGATGTTGTTGTTCGAGGAGTTCTCCACAGATCAAAGCGCGTTTCAGCAGAGAACCGATGAGGGCTAA
- a CDS encoding NAD(P)-dependent oxidoreductase codes for MTSKYKGVVGYIGLGDMGSGIAAHLAEVGVKLVVFDLNTAAIDNMVAKGARGAGSLEEVAASADVIVICVDPEAQVRNVLDGLVPHMRAGQAVIIQSSIPPQWLGEMAKQVATVGATLFDAPVSGSYEDRKNGTLSVLTGASENDVGQVKDLLESIGRPLYFDVLGGGEVAKLANNAIMMVTRLAVAETMAYARAWGLPEESLVKAVKISSGSCFVIDNLGYFDQHVRSGFGTKMAIKQSAEILDTAKARNVRLRMLEAALGFTGEIDGERQSYLLAKNQ; via the coding sequence ATGACCAGCAAATACAAAGGAGTGGTCGGCTACATAGGCCTTGGAGACATGGGAAGCGGCATAGCAGCACACCTCGCTGAAGTCGGTGTCAAACTGGTCGTCTTCGATCTGAACACGGCTGCGATCGATAATATGGTCGCGAAGGGTGCTCGCGGCGCAGGGTCATTAGAGGAAGTCGCTGCCTCAGCTGATGTCATTGTGATTTGTGTCGACCCCGAAGCGCAAGTCAGGAATGTTCTGGACGGGCTGGTGCCGCACATGAGAGCGGGCCAGGCGGTCATTATTCAATCTTCAATACCTCCGCAGTGGCTGGGTGAAATGGCAAAACAGGTTGCGACTGTAGGTGCAACGCTATTTGATGCTCCTGTGAGCGGAAGCTATGAAGACCGGAAGAATGGGACACTTTCGGTCCTCACCGGCGCGAGCGAGAACGACGTAGGCCAAGTGAAGGATCTGCTGGAATCGATAGGTCGCCCGCTCTATTTTGATGTCTTGGGCGGAGGCGAAGTCGCGAAGCTTGCCAACAACGCCATCATGATGGTGACCCGACTCGCTGTTGCCGAGACAATGGCCTATGCCCGCGCTTGGGGCCTGCCCGAAGAAAGTCTGGTCAAGGCGGTAAAGATCAGCAGCGGTTCCTGCTTTGTGATCGACAATCTCGGCTATTTCGATCAGCACGTCCGCAGCGGGTTTGGCACCAAAATGGCAATCAAACAGTCTGCGGAAATTCTCGATACGGCCAAAGCACGCAATGTACGATTGAGAATGCTCGAAGCCGCTCTTGGCTTCACAGGGGAGATTGACGGCGAGCGTCAATCCTATCTCCTTGCGAAGAATCAGTAA
- a CDS encoding TonB-dependent receptor, producing MMVRLFDRNSGAGRTGLILFLALTTSTFAVAAQAQTAPEKPSEPQGEQANSDWDIVVTARKQSERVSDVPIAIQAMSSEQIERYATTTFSSLATQVPGLSIGNSSSPNSAVVNLRGIGSGTSSATLDQAVSVNLDGLQVSQGNLLRLGFHDLERIEVLKGPQALFYGKNSPGGVISLVSANPGREFEASLRTGYEAYAGQKFVEAMVSAPLADGLGIRIVGYAADQSGWFRNVAPNSSHKKLGDRRDYFFRGTLRYESGSFDNTLKVSYAQSDNHSGQANSAQMFACPLGRPFFETAIPALPCKLDRFTVDSDSSAAAQAANPLIKGPTKGAQRQVAVIDSANLQVGDALSLASVTTYYYGTDLYNNNVSWTTLTLIPAYDKNRTRQFTQEVRATSSYDGPVNFMAGGFYQRNKFRDHGLVLLDMGAAFFQVPNGIPITYYHQITDLDTEAYSVFGQVTFQVASKVDFNIGGRYSHEVKKISATAVDAGLVDAVTGPITYPKPRSSYDNFSPEMTLRYKPTEDLMLYGTYRHGFVSGGYVTGPDRAPYNQSNVKGGEVGAKGLLLDRQLKFDVAAYSYKYNGLQLSAFDGATLAYKITNATGGKSYGVDLAMEFRPQAVPGLSLRGSLAWNHARYGDFRTAACYTGQTPAQGCNLNPVVNPFTGISAFQSQDLSGRRLLRAADWFGNIGATYESEISGGKTLSLSADAAYKSSYQPMLEMDPRANQKSSWLFNASIALRASNNAWEAALIGKNLTNVLRVSEANAAGLTGSGTGTSSGFLGDLVGQPNEPRAVMFQLTLRNSLFQ from the coding sequence ATGATGGTACGACTTTTCGATCGAAATTCCGGGGCCGGACGAACCGGACTAATCCTTTTTCTTGCGCTCACGACATCGACCTTTGCGGTCGCTGCACAGGCTCAGACCGCGCCTGAGAAACCAAGTGAGCCACAGGGAGAGCAGGCCAACAGCGACTGGGATATTGTGGTAACCGCCCGCAAACAGAGCGAGCGTGTTTCCGATGTGCCGATTGCGATCCAGGCCATGTCGTCCGAGCAGATCGAGCGTTATGCGACCACGACTTTCAGCAGTCTTGCCACGCAGGTCCCCGGCCTTTCAATCGGAAATTCGTCGAGTCCTAATTCAGCAGTCGTCAATTTGCGCGGAATTGGCTCGGGCACCAGTTCAGCCACATTGGACCAGGCAGTGTCGGTCAATCTGGATGGTCTCCAAGTAAGTCAAGGCAACCTTCTGAGGCTGGGATTCCATGACCTTGAACGTATCGAGGTGCTCAAGGGTCCGCAGGCCCTATTCTATGGCAAGAACAGCCCCGGGGGCGTTATTTCGCTTGTTTCAGCCAATCCGGGCCGAGAATTCGAAGCAAGCCTCAGGACCGGATATGAGGCCTATGCCGGGCAAAAGTTTGTTGAGGCTATGGTTTCTGCGCCTCTCGCCGACGGACTGGGCATACGTATTGTCGGCTATGCCGCTGATCAGTCCGGCTGGTTCCGCAACGTCGCCCCAAATTCGTCACACAAGAAGCTGGGTGATCGTAGGGATTATTTCTTCAGAGGCACGCTACGTTACGAGTCTGGATCCTTCGACAACACTCTGAAGGTGTCCTATGCACAGTCGGACAATCATTCGGGCCAGGCCAACAGCGCTCAAATGTTTGCTTGTCCCTTGGGTCGGCCCTTTTTCGAGACGGCGATACCAGCCTTGCCATGCAAGCTTGATCGCTTCACTGTTGACAGTGACTCCAGCGCGGCGGCACAGGCAGCGAATCCTCTGATCAAGGGGCCGACCAAAGGCGCCCAACGACAAGTTGCCGTCATTGACAGCGCGAACCTACAGGTAGGGGATGCCCTCTCTCTCGCATCAGTTACGACCTATTATTATGGCACCGATCTCTACAACAACAATGTCAGTTGGACGACACTTACCCTTATCCCCGCTTATGACAAGAACCGCACCCGGCAGTTTACGCAAGAAGTTAGGGCAACATCTTCATATGACGGCCCTGTCAATTTCATGGCCGGCGGCTTCTATCAACGCAACAAGTTTCGGGACCATGGCCTGGTCTTGCTCGACATGGGCGCGGCGTTCTTCCAAGTTCCGAATGGAATTCCCATAACCTACTATCATCAGATTACGGACCTTGATACCGAAGCATATTCGGTATTTGGACAGGTGACGTTCCAGGTCGCGTCCAAAGTTGATTTCAACATTGGCGGAAGATACTCCCATGAAGTCAAGAAAATTTCCGCCACAGCAGTGGATGCAGGTCTGGTTGACGCCGTTACGGGACCGATCACTTATCCCAAGCCGAGGTCTAGCTACGACAACTTTTCACCTGAGATGACACTTCGATACAAGCCGACCGAAGACCTGATGCTGTATGGCACCTACAGGCATGGTTTCGTGTCGGGGGGCTATGTCACCGGGCCTGACCGTGCGCCATATAATCAGTCGAATGTGAAGGGTGGCGAAGTCGGCGCAAAGGGTTTGCTGCTAGACCGCCAACTCAAGTTCGATGTGGCAGCTTACAGCTACAAATATAATGGACTGCAGTTATCGGCCTTCGACGGTGCCACTCTCGCCTACAAGATCACGAACGCGACAGGCGGCAAGAGCTACGGCGTCGACCTGGCGATGGAATTCCGGCCGCAAGCTGTTCCAGGGCTGTCATTGCGGGGTTCCTTGGCTTGGAACCATGCCCGCTACGGGGACTTCCGCACAGCGGCGTGCTACACCGGGCAAACTCCAGCGCAAGGCTGCAACCTTAACCCGGTTGTAAATCCTTTCACCGGCATCAGCGCGTTCCAAAGCCAGGATCTCAGTGGCCGTCGCCTGTTGCGTGCGGCCGACTGGTTCGGAAACATCGGCGCCACTTACGAGTCGGAGATTAGCGGCGGCAAGACCTTGAGCCTGTCTGCCGATGCGGCCTACAAGAGCTCTTATCAGCCGATGCTTGAGATGGATCCCCGAGCAAATCAGAAATCATCCTGGTTGTTTAATGCCTCTATCGCACTGCGTGCATCAAACAATGCTTGGGAGGCTGCACTGATCGGGAAGAACCTGACCAACGTCCTGCGCGTCAGCGAGGCAAACGCCGCTGGCCTGACCGGCAGTGGGACTGGTACTTCCTCGGGCTTCCTGGGCGATCTCGTCGGGCAGCCAAACGAGCCGCGCGCGGTTATGTTCCAGCTCACGCTTCGGAACTCGCTGTTCCAGTGA
- a CDS encoding SDR family NAD(P)-dependent oxidoreductase, giving the protein MVVDEIRFDGRVAIVTGAGNGIGRAHALALAKRGASVVVNDLGGQVDGTGSSRASADAVVEEIRSAGGVAVASYESVATPQGGEAIVRTALNKFGKLDILINNAGILRQRRFTEGTVGELELTLATHVHGAVYVTQPAYAAMRAENYGRIVFTTSTAGLYGLPGLSFYGAAKGAVIGLMNAVAIEGREYGIMSNAISPGALTRMATSDAVPDEEFRSVLEAMAKLQTAMSPEFVTPLALFLVSEQCNVTRSIYSAIAGRFARNFIGSAKGWQGSIQEPSTPEDVARNWDIINELNGFIMPDDGNGELRFVLEN; this is encoded by the coding sequence ATGGTGGTTGATGAAATTCGATTCGATGGACGCGTAGCGATTGTCACTGGAGCGGGAAACGGCATTGGGCGTGCACATGCATTGGCATTGGCCAAGCGCGGTGCATCGGTTGTGGTAAATGACCTTGGAGGACAGGTCGACGGAACCGGGAGTTCAAGAGCGAGTGCCGATGCCGTGGTTGAGGAAATACGTTCTGCCGGTGGGGTTGCCGTGGCATCATACGAAAGCGTGGCGACCCCGCAGGGAGGCGAAGCTATCGTGCGCACTGCTCTCAATAAATTTGGTAAGCTCGACATCTTGATCAACAATGCTGGAATTTTAAGGCAGAGGCGATTTACCGAAGGAACGGTTGGGGAGCTGGAGCTGACGCTTGCGACACATGTGCACGGTGCCGTTTACGTCACTCAACCAGCCTATGCGGCAATGCGGGCAGAAAATTATGGGCGCATCGTCTTTACCACTTCGACTGCCGGTCTCTATGGTTTGCCGGGATTGTCATTTTATGGAGCTGCAAAAGGTGCGGTCATCGGGCTTATGAATGCCGTTGCAATTGAGGGCCGTGAGTATGGCATCATGAGCAACGCAATTTCTCCAGGCGCTTTGACCCGCATGGCAACGTCGGATGCAGTCCCTGATGAAGAGTTTCGGTCAGTCCTCGAAGCCATGGCGAAACTTCAGACGGCGATGTCGCCAGAATTCGTGACGCCGCTCGCGCTTTTTCTGGTTAGCGAGCAGTGCAATGTGACGAGGTCGATCTATTCCGCTATCGCAGGTCGCTTTGCGCGCAATTTCATTGGCAGTGCCAAAGGATGGCAGGGATCAATTCAGGAACCATCTACTCCGGAAGACGTCGCGCGCAATTGGGACATTATCAATGAACTCAACGGTTTCATAATGCCGGACGACGGTAACGGCGAATTGCGGTTCGTCTTAGAAAATTGA